One window from the genome of Breoghania sp. L-A4 encodes:
- a CDS encoding TRAP transporter large permease, whose protein sequence is MSDFAIGLGGLGAMFVLMILRMPVGMAMLAAGYFGTLILNGSRSANALLVTETFSATANYSLTVVPLFILMGNIASAAGFSRRLYEAAFAWVGWLRGGLASASIVGCAAFAAVSGSSVATAVTIGRVALPEMKRFGYSDALATGAVAAGGTLGFLIPPSTGFVIYAILTEESIGQLFMAGILPGLLLTACFMAAITLVTLVDPAAGPRGPGVPLPERFLALARALPLITVIIVSIGGIYLGVFTPVEAAGVGAGLVIIMAVAAGKLDRALAGKAVADTVRTTAMLYLIIIGASVLNPFLALTQLPATLGEAMMSAGLGPYGVLLLVVLAYLVLGMFMDGLAMLVVTIPIFFPIIIAVGFDPIWFGVIAVIVIEMGMITPPVGLNVFVVKSVARDVPMATIFRGVLPFWCAMAVCLLLIVLFPQIALVIPQAMFR, encoded by the coding sequence ATGAGTGATTTCGCGATCGGGCTCGGCGGTCTGGGGGCGATGTTCGTCCTGATGATCCTGCGCATGCCGGTGGGCATGGCCATGCTGGCGGCCGGCTACTTCGGCACTCTGATTCTGAACGGCAGTCGCTCCGCCAACGCGCTGCTGGTCACCGAGACGTTTTCCGCGACCGCGAATTACTCGCTGACCGTGGTCCCGCTGTTCATCCTGATGGGCAACATCGCCTCGGCCGCGGGCTTCAGCCGTCGCCTCTACGAGGCCGCCTTTGCCTGGGTCGGATGGCTGCGCGGCGGCCTCGCCTCGGCGTCGATCGTCGGCTGCGCGGCGTTTGCCGCCGTCAGCGGCTCCTCGGTCGCCACCGCGGTGACCATCGGGCGGGTGGCGCTGCCGGAAATGAAGCGGTTCGGCTATTCGGACGCCCTGGCCACCGGCGCGGTCGCGGCGGGTGGCACCCTGGGCTTTCTGATCCCGCCGTCGACCGGCTTCGTGATCTACGCGATCCTGACGGAGGAAAGCATCGGCCAACTGTTCATGGCGGGCATTCTGCCGGGGCTTTTGCTGACCGCGTGCTTCATGGCCGCCATCACGCTCGTGACCCTCGTCGACCCCGCCGCCGGACCGCGTGGACCCGGCGTGCCGCTGCCTGAGCGCTTTCTGGCGCTCGCGCGCGCTCTGCCGCTGATCACCGTGATCATCGTCTCGATCGGCGGCATCTATCTCGGCGTGTTCACGCCGGTGGAGGCCGCGGGCGTGGGCGCGGGGCTGGTGATCATCATGGCGGTGGCGGCGGGAAAGCTCGACCGGGCGCTCGCCGGCAAGGCCGTCGCCGACACCGTGCGCACGACCGCGATGCTCTATCTCATCATCATCGGCGCCAGCGTACTCAATCCCTTCCTCGCGCTGACCCAACTGCCGGCAACCCTCGGCGAGGCAATGATGTCCGCCGGGCTCGGGCCCTACGGTGTGCTGCTGCTGGTCGTGCTCGCCTATCTGGTGCTGGGGATGTTCATGGACGGGCTGGCAATGCTGGTCGTGACGATCCCGATCTTCTTTCCGATTATCATTGCGGTCGGATTCGATCCGATCTGGTTCGGCGTGATCGCGGTGATTGTGATCGAGATGGGTATGATCACGCCGCCGGTGGGGCTGAACGTCTTCGTGGTCAAGAGCGTCGCCCGGGATGTGCCCATGGCGACGATCTTTCGCGGCGTGCTGCCGTTCTGGTGCGCGATGGCGGTATGCCTGCTGCTGATCGTGCTGTTTCCGCAGATTGCGCTGGTGATCCCGCAGGCGATGTTCCGCTAG
- a CDS encoding TRAP transporter small permease, whose translation MTDETARPSRGLAHSTPVEWAVRALTLLSSIALAILLIATFAGVIMRYVFSAPILGGNEIIELVSVALVMLAMPSAAQREDHVRVDVFDNAIGATGRFLGDILARGISIYLLSLLAWRTWAKLRDAAEFGDATNMLAIPLWPFYGLLALGAALYALVLALQLADVLRAGVSRNE comes from the coding sequence ATGACTGACGAGACCGCGCGACCCTCGCGCGGTCTGGCCCATTCGACACCCGTCGAATGGGCCGTGCGCGCCCTGACCCTGCTTTCCTCGATCGCGCTGGCGATCCTGCTGATCGCGACCTTCGCCGGGGTCATCATGCGCTATGTCTTTTCCGCCCCCATTCTCGGTGGCAACGAGATCATCGAACTGGTTTCCGTCGCGCTTGTGATGCTGGCGATGCCGTCGGCGGCGCAGCGCGAAGACCATGTGCGCGTCGATGTGTTCGACAACGCCATCGGCGCGACCGGACGATTCCTGGGCGACATCCTGGCGCGCGGGATCTCGATCTACCTGCTGTCGCTGCTTGCCTGGCGCACCTGGGCCAAGCTGCGCGACGCCGCCGAATTCGGCGACGCCACAAATATGCTCGCCATTCCGCTGTGGCCGTTCTACGGGCTTCTGGCGCTCGGCGCGGCGCTTTACGCGCTTGTCCTCGCGCTGCAGCTCGCCGATGTCCTACGTGCCGGAGTGAGCCGGAATGAGTGA
- a CDS encoding TRAP transporter substrate-binding protein — MIVKTLTGGLTATLMLVAPMAQATELKLADFQPPTHFVVDTTYKPFAKTISEATNGAVTVSLFMGGELGPGPAEQYNRAVDGVADIVFSLPGYTASTFPKTLLSELPGVIDAETGTARVLANLDKLSGEYRRVVLLGLWNNAPNLLFMADKPVRSLDDLKGLKIRVPSRNAGLVIEAWGAAPVSMPAPAIYNAMQTGVIDGAMIDATTLGAFRLKEVTKYITQGMDTTISSFFLIMNRDGFKDLIEAQQKVVLDAGRQAALDGNAAWLRIADKAIADFVATDGKELITLAPEEAEKFNAASASVVETVIAEADANGLEASAYVSALKDD, encoded by the coding sequence ATGATTGTGAAGACTCTGACTGGCGGGCTGACCGCCACACTGATGCTGGTCGCGCCGATGGCGCAGGCGACCGAGTTGAAGCTGGCCGATTTCCAGCCGCCCACCCATTTCGTTGTCGATACGACGTACAAGCCCTTCGCCAAGACCATTTCCGAGGCGACCAACGGCGCGGTCACCGTAAGCCTCTTCATGGGCGGCGAGCTCGGTCCTGGACCGGCGGAGCAATACAACCGCGCGGTCGACGGCGTCGCCGACATCGTCTTCAGCCTGCCCGGCTACACGGCGTCAACCTTCCCGAAAACTCTTCTGAGCGAACTTCCCGGCGTCATCGATGCCGAGACCGGCACCGCCAGGGTGCTGGCCAATCTCGACAAGCTCTCGGGCGAATACCGCCGCGTGGTGCTGTTGGGACTTTGGAACAACGCCCCCAATCTGCTGTTCATGGCGGACAAGCCGGTGCGCAGCCTCGACGATCTCAAGGGGCTCAAGATCCGGGTTCCCTCGCGCAACGCAGGGCTGGTAATCGAAGCCTGGGGTGCCGCGCCCGTGTCGATGCCCGCCCCGGCGATCTACAACGCCATGCAGACCGGGGTGATCGACGGCGCCATGATCGACGCCACCACCCTTGGCGCGTTCCGGCTGAAGGAAGTCACGAAATACATCACCCAGGGCATGGACACCACGATCTCCAGCTTCTTCCTGATCATGAATCGCGACGGTTTCAAGGACCTGATCGAGGCGCAGCAGAAGGTCGTTCTCGATGCGGGCCGCCAGGCGGCGCTCGACGGCAACGCGGCGTGGTTGCGCATCGCTGATAAGGCGATCGCCGATTTCGTGGCAACCGACGGCAAGGAGCTGATCACGCTGGCGCCTGAGGAAGCCGAGAAATTCAACGCGGCCTCCGCTTCGGTGGTGGAAACCGTGATCGCCGAGGCCGATGCGAACGGGCTCGAGGCCTCGGCCTACGTCAGCGCTCTGAAAGATGACTGA
- a CDS encoding CAP domain-containing protein yields MTIIARRAATALFLGLPLALAACGPRDAGGPSFYVDLAERDAEIDTEAAVAMINGYRRNKGLPLLQADAALQRVAHSQARAMAEKGQVDVSLERGNLVRARLDRAGYPAGPAVENVSAGYHTLADAFSGWRGSPRHDANMRHADVTRMGIATAYAPGNKYKVFWSLVLAGPATEGEQTAAEPVPAVKP; encoded by the coding sequence ATGACAATCATCGCTCGCCGCGCCGCAACCGCGCTGTTTCTCGGCCTGCCTCTTGCCCTGGCCGCCTGCGGCCCGCGCGATGCGGGAGGTCCGTCGTTCTATGTCGATCTCGCCGAGCGCGATGCGGAAATCGACACGGAGGCGGCCGTCGCCATGATCAACGGGTACCGCCGCAACAAGGGGTTGCCGCTGCTGCAGGCCGACGCGGCCTTGCAGCGGGTCGCGCACAGCCAGGCCCGCGCCATGGCGGAAAAGGGCCAGGTAGATGTGTCGCTGGAGCGTGGAAACCTGGTGCGCGCGCGGCTCGACCGCGCCGGATATCCCGCCGGTCCCGCTGTCGAGAATGTCTCGGCCGGCTATCACACGCTGGCCGACGCCTTTTCCGGCTGGCGTGGATCTCCGCGCCACGATGCCAACATGCGCCATGCCGACGTCACCCGCATGGGCATCGCGACGGCTTACGCGCCGGGCAACAAATATAAGGTCTTCTGGTCGCTGGTGCTCGCCGGCCCGGCGACGGAGGGCGAGCAGACAGCAGCTGAGCCGGTTCCGGCGGTGAAGCCTTAG